One stretch of Variovorax sp. 54 DNA includes these proteins:
- the dnaX gene encoding DNA polymerase III subunit gamma/tau, giving the protein MSYLVLARKFRPKTFGEMVGQGHVVQALENALTTQRLHHAYLFTGTRGVGKTTVSRILAKSLNCQGPDGQGGITATPCGVCQACRDIDSGRFVDYTELDAASNRGVDEVQSLLEQAVYKPVQGRFKVFMIDEVHMLTNTAFNAMLKTLEEPPEYLKFVLATTDPQKVPVTVLSRCLQFNLRPMAPETILEHLTGVLQTEQVPAEPQALRLLARAARGSMRDALSLTDQAIAFGNGELLETGVRQMLGSVDRGHVFRLIEALAQGDGKTVVDTSEALRRDGMSAASTLEEMTSVLQAMAVLQAVPSRAESADAATDPDAADTARLASLMPADETQLLYSLCLHGRGELGLAPDEYAALTMVLLRLLAFKPSHAAASTASTEKKTLNDAGGAAPRAPAREAAPVSRPSVPDSAPAATPSTPAFSQQPPAQSMPAGQRLTVVDAPQRQPMPRPAAQEASDAPAAHVVGVPIRVQPPPGQRDVPREEEQRSTYTPIPPSEEGDFWHATVMQLVAAESVAALARELALQSQLVARDTDQWMLRIERETLNQPSSREKLTAALQGLGHNVRLAIEIGGVVDSPARRNKQAADERQRVAEEAIRSDPEVQMLMRDFDAKIVPGSLKPL; this is encoded by the coding sequence ATGTCTTATCTCGTGCTCGCTCGCAAGTTCCGTCCGAAAACCTTCGGTGAGATGGTCGGTCAGGGGCATGTGGTCCAGGCGCTGGAAAACGCGCTGACGACGCAGCGCCTGCACCACGCCTATCTGTTCACCGGCACGCGAGGCGTGGGCAAGACCACGGTGTCGCGCATCCTGGCCAAGTCGCTCAACTGCCAGGGCCCGGACGGGCAGGGCGGCATCACGGCCACGCCGTGCGGTGTGTGCCAGGCCTGCCGCGACATCGATTCGGGCCGCTTCGTCGACTACACCGAGCTCGATGCGGCCTCCAACCGCGGCGTCGACGAAGTGCAGTCGCTGCTCGAACAAGCGGTCTACAAGCCGGTGCAGGGGCGCTTCAAGGTCTTCATGATCGACGAAGTGCACATGCTCACGAACACCGCGTTCAACGCGATGCTGAAGACGCTCGAGGAGCCGCCCGAGTACCTCAAGTTCGTGCTGGCCACGACCGATCCGCAGAAGGTGCCTGTGACGGTGCTGTCGCGCTGCCTGCAGTTCAATCTGCGGCCGATGGCGCCGGAGACGATCCTCGAACACCTGACAGGCGTGCTGCAGACCGAGCAGGTGCCGGCCGAGCCGCAGGCCCTGCGCCTGCTGGCACGCGCCGCGCGCGGTTCGATGCGTGACGCGCTCTCGCTCACCGACCAGGCCATCGCGTTCGGCAACGGCGAGCTGCTCGAGACCGGCGTGCGCCAGATGCTCGGCAGCGTTGATCGCGGCCATGTGTTCCGCCTCATCGAGGCCCTCGCACAAGGCGACGGCAAGACGGTGGTCGACACCTCCGAGGCGCTGCGCCGCGACGGCATGTCCGCCGCGTCCACGCTCGAAGAAATGACGTCGGTGCTGCAGGCCATGGCCGTGCTGCAGGCCGTGCCCTCGCGCGCCGAATCGGCCGATGCGGCCACCGACCCCGACGCGGCCGACACGGCCCGCCTGGCGTCGCTGATGCCCGCCGACGAGACCCAACTGCTCTATAGCCTGTGCCTGCACGGGCGCGGCGAGCTGGGCCTGGCGCCCGACGAGTACGCGGCACTGACCATGGTGCTGTTGCGGCTGCTGGCCTTCAAGCCCTCCCATGCGGCCGCTTCGACGGCCTCCACGGAAAAAAAAACTCTGAATGACGCCGGTGGCGCCGCGCCGCGGGCTCCCGCGCGCGAAGCTGCCCCGGTTTCCCGGCCTTCGGTGCCCGATTCGGCACCCGCTGCCACGCCTTCCACGCCCGCCTTTTCGCAGCAACCGCCCGCGCAATCGATGCCGGCCGGCCAGCGACTGACGGTGGTCGATGCCCCGCAGCGCCAGCCCATGCCCCGGCCTGCCGCGCAGGAGGCGTCCGATGCGCCCGCGGCCCATGTGGTCGGCGTGCCGATCCGCGTGCAGCCACCGCCCGGCCAGCGCGACGTGCCGCGCGAAGAAGAACAGCGCAGCACCTACACCCCGATCCCGCCGAGCGAAGAGGGCGACTTCTGGCACGCCACGGTCATGCAGCTCGTCGCCGCCGAAAGCGTGGCGGCACTGGCGCGCGAGCTGGCGCTGCAGTCGCAGCTGGTGGCGCGCGACACCGACCAGTGGATGCTGCGCATCGAGCGCGAAACCCTCAACCAGCCCTCCAGCCGCGAGAAGCTCACGGCGGCGCTGCAGGGCCTCGGCCACAATGTGAGGCTGGCCATCGAGATCGGCGGCGTGGTCGACAGCCCGGCGCGCCGCAACAAGCAGGCGGCCGACGAGCGCCAGCGGGTGGCCGAGGAAGCCATCCGCAGCGACCCCGAGGTGCAGATGCTGATGCGCGACTTCGATGCGAAGATTGTTCCCGGATCGCTGAAGCCCCTCTGA
- a CDS encoding GNAT family N-acetyltransferase, whose amino-acid sequence MNMDIRPARLSDLDALVHLDTVAAHDERRAVQIKGWIEDRFCHVIEVDGDIAAYGVLHHHFFDSGFIEMLMVGEKFRRRRLGLKLVDHFQSICECPKLFTSTNRSNEAMQSLLKEAGFRESGHIDNLDADDPEQVFFWPCKR is encoded by the coding sequence ATGAACATGGACATCCGGCCCGCCCGCCTCAGCGACCTCGACGCGCTGGTGCACCTCGACACCGTGGCCGCGCACGACGAGCGCCGCGCCGTGCAGATCAAAGGCTGGATCGAGGACCGCTTCTGCCACGTGATCGAGGTGGATGGCGACATCGCCGCCTACGGCGTGCTGCACCACCACTTCTTCGACAGCGGCTTCATCGAGATGCTGATGGTCGGCGAGAAGTTTCGCCGCCGGCGACTCGGCCTGAAGCTCGTTGATCACTTCCAGTCGATCTGCGAATGCCCCAAGCTTTTCACTTCCACGAACCGCTCCAACGAGGCGATGCAATCGCTGCTGAAAGAAGCTGGCTTCAGGGAGAGCGGCCACATCGACAACCTCGATGCGGACGACCCCGAGCAGGTGTTTTTCTGGCCGTGCAAGCGCTGA
- a CDS encoding TIGR03862 family flavoprotein, producing the protein MTVSSTVAVIGGGPAGLMAAEVLSASGAQVHVYDAMPSVGRKFLLAGRGGLNLTHSEPFDVFVMRFGERRAQLEPLLAKFGPQQAREWAAGLGIETFVGTSGRVFPTDMKAAPLLRAWLHRLRAAGVQFHMRHRWVGDGAFDASALRFATPTGEVTAKADAVVLALGGASWARLGSDGAWAPWLQAQGVAVAPLLPANCGFDGAGWSDHFSSRFAGQPFKSVAIAFTDSQGRHFARKGEFVATATGIEGSLVYAASGLLRDEIAANGSATLLLDLLPDRSAEQVLAAVKHPRGARSLSSHLKSRLGIEGIKAGVLHEALSKEAMQDPAQLAATIKAVPLKLVATRPVDEAISTAGGVRFDALDPTLMATAMPGVFAAGEMLDWEAPTGGYLLTASMASGAAAARGAIQRLGL; encoded by the coding sequence ATGACTGTTTCTTCTACCGTCGCCGTGATCGGCGGCGGACCTGCCGGCCTGATGGCGGCCGAAGTGCTGAGCGCGTCCGGCGCGCAAGTGCACGTGTACGACGCAATGCCCTCGGTGGGCCGCAAGTTCCTGCTGGCCGGCCGCGGCGGCCTCAACCTCACGCACTCCGAACCCTTCGACGTGTTCGTGATGCGCTTCGGCGAACGCCGCGCGCAGCTCGAGCCGCTGCTCGCAAAGTTCGGTCCGCAGCAGGCGCGCGAGTGGGCGGCCGGGCTGGGCATCGAGACCTTCGTCGGCACGTCGGGCCGTGTGTTTCCGACCGACATGAAGGCCGCGCCTCTGCTGCGCGCCTGGCTGCATCGCTTGCGCGCCGCGGGCGTGCAGTTCCACATGCGGCATCGCTGGGTGGGGGACGGGGCATTCGATGCGAGCGCGCTGCGCTTTGCGACGCCGACAGGCGAAGTCACGGCCAAGGCCGATGCCGTGGTGTTGGCCCTGGGCGGCGCGAGCTGGGCGCGCTTGGGCTCCGACGGCGCGTGGGCACCGTGGCTGCAGGCGCAGGGTGTGGCGGTCGCGCCGCTGCTGCCCGCCAATTGCGGCTTCGACGGTGCAGGCTGGAGCGACCATTTTTCAAGCCGCTTCGCGGGGCAGCCCTTCAAGTCGGTCGCCATCGCCTTCACCGACAGCCAGGGGCGCCACTTTGCGCGCAAGGGCGAGTTTGTCGCGACGGCCACGGGCATCGAAGGCAGCCTGGTCTACGCGGCATCGGGGCTGTTGCGTGACGAGATTGCCGCGAATGGCAGCGCGACGCTGCTGCTTGACTTGCTGCCCGACCGCAGCGCCGAGCAGGTGCTCGCCGCGGTGAAGCATCCACGCGGCGCGCGCTCGCTGAGCAGCCACCTCAAGAGCCGCCTCGGCATCGAAGGCATCAAGGCGGGCGTGCTGCACGAAGCGCTGAGCAAGGAAGCGATGCAGGACCCGGCACAGCTCGCGGCCACGATCAAGGCGGTGCCGCTGAAACTGGTCGCAACGCGCCCGGTCGACGAGGCGATCAGCACCGCCGGTGGCGTGCGATTCGATGCGCTCGATCCGACACTGATGGCGACGGCGATGCCCGGCGTGTTCGCAGCGGGGGAAATGCTCGATTGGGAAGCGCCGACCGGCGGCTATTTGCTCACGGCGTCGATGGCGAGCGGGGCGGCTGCGGCGCGGGGCGCGATCCAGCGACTGGGGCTGTAG
- a CDS encoding UvrD-helicase domain-containing protein: MNDAAYEHNSRHVAREAFYTVACDPRRSVAVEACAGAGKTWMLVSRIVRALLEEGESACEPHEILAITFTKKAAGEMRERLDQWLALFAELDPAASQRELVMRGMTPEAAQAAVPRLQGLYRRLLEGGRPVQFRTFHAWFAGLLRNAPLAVLRELGLPANYELLEDDAEARTHTWRPFFESVTGDARALADYYAVVATHGRSQTAKALGEALSKRVEFSLSDAESAVAPFDVLYPTLQGLEVPTDALRGEAVRRRWLDRAAALGREANKTPQKAAEAIIDVFGTGEPAPEALTDALAVLRKTFFVASEDRLTKNLQKFPAAQEAETELQLLCAAQAQHAAWLYQQRMTRLTRLLITAFGEVKRAHGWVDMNDVEQAAQLLLGQSALSGWVQERLDARVAHLLIDEFQDTNPLQWQALYGWLSAYTGAGGSAPRVFIVGDPKQSIYRFRRAEPQVFIAAKKFVREGLGGELLNCDHTHRNARAVVGLVNSAMLAAQAAGEFDGYRAHTTERGDDGELLKLPAIDRDAVDTAAVAAPADDGMLHWRDSLVTPRVLPEEQLLQKECEQAARWVAQRIADGTPPRQIMVLARRRSRLSAMQDALRRRHIPVQQPEKNDLNDAPEVQDVVALLDALVSPAHDLSLARALKSPLFGIDDDTLVQLARCQRETPVASWFSLIQKGEGLPPVLTEAGVQLRRWQRWLMAMPPHDALDAIFHDGDLLAKFGAAVPAALRQSALANLRGLVAASLDIDGARFATPYALVRALRAGGVRAPTVAAPEAVQLLTVHGAKGLEADTVLMLDCDAPPPRAQTMGVLVEWKGSDSAPTRFVFLASEKTPPACAAALLEEEQHARHREELNGLYVATTRARERLVLSSVKPSRANEGSWWTRLEPLCEPTEADEPLVEASAATEAASATFAMKRLPAPLTPLVAATDAVPEKKKAQDATVDARAAAFGQAMHRLLEWAVPGEALPPAHVRAAAREFMLDPQQARGAAALAQRIRAGAGAWVWDDRSIDWHGNEVTLVHEGDTLRIDRLVRERATGAWWILDYKSAARPERDAALIAQMQRYRAAVQHAYPGATVRAAFLTGQGELVNLE; encoded by the coding sequence ATGAACGACGCCGCCTACGAACACAACAGCCGGCACGTCGCGCGCGAGGCCTTCTACACCGTCGCCTGCGACCCGCGGCGCTCGGTCGCGGTCGAAGCCTGCGCGGGCGCCGGCAAGACCTGGATGCTGGTGTCGCGCATCGTGCGCGCCTTGCTCGAAGAAGGCGAGTCGGCCTGCGAGCCGCACGAGATCCTGGCCATCACCTTCACCAAGAAGGCCGCCGGCGAAATGCGCGAGCGGCTCGACCAGTGGCTCGCGCTGTTCGCCGAGCTCGATCCGGCCGCTTCGCAGCGCGAACTCGTGATGCGCGGCATGACGCCGGAGGCCGCGCAGGCGGCCGTGCCGCGCCTGCAGGGGCTCTACCGGCGCTTGCTCGAAGGCGGGCGGCCCGTGCAGTTCCGCACCTTCCACGCGTGGTTCGCGGGCCTGCTGCGCAACGCGCCGCTCGCCGTGCTGCGCGAGCTGGGCCTGCCGGCGAACTACGAGCTGCTCGAAGACGATGCCGAGGCGCGCACCCACACCTGGCGGCCGTTCTTCGAATCTGTGACCGGCGACGCGCGCGCGCTGGCCGACTACTACGCCGTCGTCGCCACGCACGGGCGCTCGCAGACGGCCAAGGCGCTGGGCGAGGCGTTGTCGAAGCGCGTCGAGTTCTCGCTGTCCGACGCAGAAAGTGCGGTGGCGCCGTTCGACGTGCTGTACCCGACCCTGCAGGGGCTGGAGGTGCCGACCGACGCGCTGCGCGGCGAGGCTGTGCGCCGCCGCTGGCTCGACCGTGCCGCCGCCCTCGGTCGCGAGGCCAACAAGACGCCGCAGAAGGCGGCCGAAGCCATCATCGACGTGTTCGGCACGGGCGAGCCCGCGCCCGAAGCGCTGACCGACGCGCTCGCGGTGCTGCGCAAGACCTTCTTCGTCGCGAGCGAAGACCGGCTCACCAAGAACCTGCAGAAATTCCCCGCCGCGCAAGAAGCCGAAACCGAACTGCAACTGCTGTGCGCCGCGCAGGCCCAGCACGCGGCGTGGCTGTACCAGCAACGCATGACCCGACTCACGCGCCTGCTGATCACCGCCTTCGGCGAGGTCAAGCGCGCCCACGGCTGGGTCGACATGAACGACGTCGAGCAGGCCGCGCAGCTGCTGCTGGGCCAGTCGGCGCTGTCGGGCTGGGTGCAGGAGCGGCTCGATGCCCGCGTCGCCCACCTGCTGATCGACGAGTTCCAGGACACCAACCCGCTGCAGTGGCAGGCGCTCTACGGTTGGCTCAGCGCCTACACGGGTGCGGGCGGCAGTGCACCGCGCGTGTTCATCGTGGGCGACCCCAAGCAGAGCATCTACCGCTTCCGCCGCGCTGAGCCGCAGGTGTTCATCGCGGCCAAGAAGTTCGTGCGTGAAGGGCTGGGCGGTGAACTGCTCAACTGCGACCACACGCACCGCAACGCGCGCGCCGTGGTCGGCCTCGTCAACAGCGCGATGCTGGCCGCGCAGGCGGCCGGTGAGTTCGACGGCTACCGCGCCCACACCACCGAGCGTGGCGACGACGGCGAACTGCTGAAGCTGCCCGCGATCGACCGCGACGCAGTCGACACCGCCGCGGTCGCCGCGCCGGCCGACGATGGCATGCTGCACTGGCGTGACAGCCTCGTCACACCGCGCGTGCTGCCCGAAGAACAGCTGCTGCAGAAAGAGTGCGAACAGGCCGCTCGCTGGGTCGCGCAACGCATCGCCGACGGCACGCCGCCGCGCCAGATCATGGTGCTGGCGCGCCGCCGCAGCCGGCTGTCGGCCATGCAGGACGCACTGCGCCGCCGCCACATCCCCGTGCAGCAGCCCGAGAAGAACGACCTGAACGATGCCCCCGAAGTACAGGACGTGGTCGCGCTGCTCGATGCGCTGGTGTCGCCCGCGCACGACCTGTCGCTGGCGCGCGCGCTCAAGTCGCCGCTGTTCGGCATCGACGACGACACGCTGGTGCAACTGGCCCGCTGCCAGCGCGAGACACCGGTGGCCAGCTGGTTCTCGCTGATCCAGAAGGGCGAGGGGCTGCCGCCCGTGCTGACCGAGGCGGGCGTGCAACTGCGCCGCTGGCAGCGCTGGCTGATGGCGATGCCGCCGCACGACGCGCTGGACGCGATCTTTCACGATGGCGACCTGCTCGCGAAGTTCGGTGCCGCGGTGCCGGCGGCCTTGCGCCAGAGCGCGCTGGCCAACCTGCGTGGGCTGGTCGCCGCCTCGCTCGACATCGACGGCGCGCGCTTCGCGACGCCTTACGCCTTGGTGCGCGCCTTGCGCGCGGGCGGCGTGCGCGCGCCCACCGTGGCTGCGCCCGAGGCTGTGCAGCTGCTGACCGTGCACGGCGCCAAGGGCCTCGAAGCCGACACCGTGCTGATGCTCGACTGCGACGCCCCGCCGCCGCGCGCGCAGACCATGGGCGTGCTGGTCGAATGGAAGGGCAGCGACAGCGCACCGACGCGCTTCGTCTTCCTGGCCAGCGAGAAGACGCCGCCGGCCTGCGCCGCCGCGCTGCTCGAAGAAGAGCAGCACGCGCGCCACCGCGAAGAACTCAACGGCCTCTACGTGGCGACCACGCGGGCGCGCGAGCGTCTCGTGCTGTCGTCGGTGAAGCCGTCGCGCGCCAACGAGGGCAGCTGGTGGACGCGGCTGGAGCCGCTGTGCGAGCCGACCGAGGCCGACGAGCCGCTGGTCGAGGCGTCTGCTGCCACGGAGGCCGCATCGGCCACCTTCGCGATGAAGCGCCTGCCCGCACCGCTCACTCCGCTCGTGGCTGCAACCGATGCGGTGCCCGAAAAGAAGAAGGCGCAAGACGCCACGGTCGACGCGCGCGCCGCTGCGTTCGGCCAGGCCATGCATCGGCTGCTCGAATGGGCAGTGCCCGGCGAGGCGCTGCCACCGGCCCATGTGCGGGCGGCTGCGCGCGAGTTCATGCTCGATCCACAGCAGGCGCGTGGCGCCGCGGCGCTGGCCCAGCGCATCCGCGCGGGCGCCGGTGCCTGGGTGTGGGACGATCGCAGCATCGACTGGCATGGCAATGAAGTCACGCTGGTCCATGAGGGCGATACCTTGCGCATCGACCGGCTGGTGCGCGAGCGCGCCACCGGCGCATGGTGGATCCTCGACTACAAATCGGCCGCGCGCCCCGAACGGGACGCGGCCCTGATCGCACAGATGCAGCGCTACCGCGCTGCCGTGCAACATGCCTACCCCGGTGCCACGGTGCGCGCCGCGTTCCTGACCGGGCAGGGCGAACTGGTGAATCTCGAATGA
- a CDS encoding PD-(D/E)XK nuclease family protein — MNEGHPVQALWCDPADGVVARIVRALGERQLHAARTVVLVPYAQLMAVARGMWARCGSPGFVPRFETTHNWARSAGGFLPSGYDIAFDMARDLVTAQGLLAQSGFQSERFALAGRVVELAYQLAPLAAAVAPELRSSDWAQSAAKVAEAGSESEWFRIESALIRVAVAWAANSGYATDVLLRDAARTQVDALIVLEGFQTDPLTQALCTLWGDRAIRIPLVPADAPPSAAHAHVALDPEDEAQLAAACVLQHLAEGRAPVALVATDRALTRRISAQLSTQGIVTHDETGWKLSTTRAAATLMSALRACAHDAATDQVLEWLKSGAEVDVHAVQSLEMRLRREGVRDWQAWCALIARSEKPQDEGLRTFTLTIEARRAPMARVRSLADWHRALRELLTAGEQWDALTADFAGAKVIGALWLDADAHGEEDEFPGGRHSLAEFTAWARDVLEDASFVPPAGDETPKVSVLPMNQLLGRVFGAVVIPGCDDRRMPASPEPPGNWSAAQRLDLGLASRDVLEVAQRAAWAMATRNPCCDLVWRHSDASGEPVRPSPLVQALQLAHALQPGVDPRTPRDVAVTPTLRPTPSGALLPLTNVSTSVYEDLRRCPYRFFALRQLGLRTADELDAEVDKRDFGNWLHAVLGQFHETLRDAPTNDAQARAALLADTAREVTQTLGYSDAEFLPFAAAWPAVRDGYLEWLAKHEAGGAVFVEAEPWKEQPLGTLRLVGRLDRVDRTADGQPFVIDYKTETASVTKERVKDPTEDTQLAFYAALVADDTLHAAYVNVGEKSSGTQTVEQPAVVEARDALVAGIIDDFARIAQGAPLPPLGEGSVCDFCAARGLCRKDFWEVTP, encoded by the coding sequence ATGAACGAAGGCCACCCCGTCCAGGCCCTGTGGTGCGATCCCGCCGACGGCGTCGTCGCGCGGATCGTCCGCGCGCTCGGCGAACGGCAGCTGCATGCGGCGCGCACCGTGGTGCTGGTGCCGTATGCGCAGCTGATGGCGGTCGCGCGCGGCATGTGGGCGCGCTGCGGCAGCCCGGGCTTCGTGCCGCGCTTCGAAACCACGCACAACTGGGCGCGCAGCGCGGGCGGCTTTCTGCCGTCCGGCTACGACATCGCCTTCGACATGGCGCGCGACTTGGTCACGGCGCAGGGCCTGCTCGCGCAGTCGGGCTTCCAGTCCGAACGCTTCGCGCTTGCCGGGCGCGTGGTCGAGCTGGCCTACCAGCTGGCGCCGTTGGCCGCTGCCGTGGCGCCGGAGCTGCGCAGCAGTGACTGGGCACAGAGCGCGGCCAAGGTGGCCGAGGCGGGCAGCGAGTCGGAGTGGTTCCGTATCGAGAGCGCCTTGATCCGCGTCGCCGTGGCCTGGGCTGCGAACTCGGGCTATGCGACCGACGTGCTGCTGCGCGATGCGGCACGCACCCAGGTCGATGCGCTGATCGTGCTCGAAGGCTTCCAGACCGACCCGCTGACGCAGGCGCTGTGCACGCTGTGGGGCGACCGCGCGATCCGCATTCCGCTCGTGCCCGCCGACGCACCGCCGTCCGCTGCCCACGCCCATGTGGCGCTCGACCCCGAAGACGAGGCCCAGCTCGCCGCCGCCTGCGTGCTGCAGCACCTGGCCGAGGGCCGCGCGCCTGTCGCGCTCGTCGCCACCGACCGTGCGCTGACCCGCCGCATCAGTGCGCAGCTGAGCACCCAGGGCATCGTCACGCACGACGAAACCGGCTGGAAGCTTTCGACTACGCGCGCCGCCGCCACGCTGATGAGCGCACTGCGCGCCTGCGCACACGACGCCGCCACCGACCAGGTGCTCGAATGGCTCAAGAGCGGCGCCGAGGTCGATGTGCACGCCGTCCAGTCGCTCGAAATGCGCCTGCGGCGCGAAGGCGTGCGCGATTGGCAGGCCTGGTGCGCATTGATCGCGCGCAGCGAGAAACCGCAGGACGAAGGTCTGCGCACCTTCACCCTCACCATCGAAGCCCGCCGCGCCCCGATGGCGCGCGTGCGCTCTCTGGCCGACTGGCACCGCGCGCTGCGCGAGCTGCTGACGGCCGGCGAACAGTGGGACGCGCTCACCGCCGACTTCGCAGGCGCCAAGGTCATCGGAGCCCTGTGGCTCGATGCCGACGCGCACGGCGAGGAAGACGAGTTCCCCGGCGGACGCCACAGCCTCGCCGAGTTCACGGCCTGGGCGCGCGACGTGCTCGAAGACGCCAGCTTCGTGCCGCCCGCCGGCGACGAGACCCCCAAGGTGTCCGTGCTGCCGATGAACCAGTTGCTGGGCCGCGTCTTCGGCGCCGTCGTCATTCCCGGCTGCGACGACCGCCGCATGCCCGCGTCGCCCGAACCGCCGGGCAACTGGAGCGCGGCGCAGCGCCTCGACCTGGGCTTGGCGTCGCGCGACGTGCTGGAAGTCGCGCAGCGCGCGGCCTGGGCCATGGCCACGCGCAACCCGTGCTGCGACCTGGTCTGGCGCCATTCCGACGCCAGCGGCGAGCCCGTGCGGCCGAGCCCGCTCGTGCAGGCCCTGCAGCTCGCTCATGCACTGCAGCCGGGCGTTGATCCGCGCACGCCACGCGACGTCGCCGTCACGCCGACCTTGCGCCCCACGCCCTCGGGCGCGCTGCTGCCGCTCACCAACGTGTCGACCAGCGTCTACGAAGACCTGCGCCGCTGCCCCTATCGCTTCTTCGCGCTGCGCCAACTCGGCCTGCGCACTGCCGACGAGCTCGATGCCGAGGTCGACAAGCGCGACTTCGGCAACTGGCTGCACGCGGTGCTCGGCCAGTTCCACGAGACCCTGCGCGACGCACCGACGAACGATGCCCAAGCGCGCGCCGCGCTGCTCGCCGACACCGCGCGCGAAGTCACGCAGACGCTCGGCTATTCCGACGCCGAGTTCCTGCCGTTCGCCGCCGCGTGGCCGGCGGTGCGCGACGGGTATCTCGAATGGCTCGCGAAACATGAAGCGGGCGGGGCGGTCTTCGTCGAGGCCGAACCCTGGAAAGAACAACCGCTGGGCACCCTGCGGTTGGTCGGCCGGCTCGACCGCGTGGACCGCACCGCCGACGGCCAGCCCTTCGTGATCGACTACAAGACCGAGACCGCCTCTGTCACCAAGGAGCGCGTGAAAGACCCGACCGAAGACACGCAGCTCGCCTTCTACGCGGCGCTGGTGGCCGACGACACCTTGCACGCGGCCTACGTCAACGTCGGCGAGAAGTCGTCAGGGACGCAGACCGTCGAACAGCCGGCTGTGGTCGAGGCGCGCGATGCGCTGGTCGCCGGCATCATCGACGACTTCGCGCGCATCGCGCAGGGCGCGCCGCTGCCGCCGCTGGGCGAGGGCAGCGTCTGCGATTTCTGTGCCGCACGCGGCCTGTGCCGCAAGGATTTCTGGGAGGTCACGCCATGA